The proteins below come from a single Chryseobacterium nepalense genomic window:
- a CDS encoding DUF4252 domain-containing protein, whose amino-acid sequence MKIFKTIFLIISVMFVMQSCVVSEKPNIAYFSDSGREFKGAKFVSINVPLFLAKPYIKKALREDGEDEDLIRLVKKVSKIKVLTVENGDRNMLRDFANYLNNNNYEEWAMIKHNGDNVNIRVKQKGDAIKNMMITVNSDKELVFVDIKGNFTADDISRLIASAKDK is encoded by the coding sequence ATGAAAATATTTAAAACCATTTTTCTGATTATTTCCGTCATGTTTGTAATGCAGTCCTGTGTCGTTTCAGAAAAACCGAATATTGCGTATTTTTCAGATTCGGGAAGGGAATTTAAAGGAGCTAAATTTGTAAGCATCAATGTTCCGCTGTTTTTGGCTAAGCCTTATATCAAAAAAGCATTAAGAGAAGACGGAGAAGATGAAGATCTTATCAGGCTCGTAAAAAAGGTTTCGAAAATAAAAGTATTAACTGTTGAAAACGGAGACCGTAATATGCTGAGAGATTTCGCAAATTATCTGAATAATAATAATTATGAAGAATGGGCTATGATAAAACATAATGGCGACAATGTCAACATTCGGGTGAAACAAAAAGGTGACGCAATTAAAAATATGATGATCACTGTAAATTCAGATAAAGAACTTGTTTTTGTTGATATTAAAGGAAACTTTACAGCAGATGATATTTCAAGACTTATTGCTTCTGCAAAAGATAAGTAG
- a CDS encoding phosphocholine-specific phospholipase C: MKRREFLEKSGILLAGLGTSSVLHPAILKALMIEPAAQSTFYDAEHIVILMQENRSFDHAFGALKGVRGFSDRRAFIKQDGHSVFFQKNNDGKYAAPARLDLKNTKSTWMSSLPHSWNNQQHALNKGKYDRWLQAKASDNKNYKDIPLTLGYYNREDLPFYYQLADAFTIFDQYFCSSLTGTTPNRLFHWSGTLREQKNGKVKANIYNENIDYDKNHQAKWKSFPEILEEQNISWRIYQNEISLPKGMSGEQEAWLSNFTDNPIEWFSNFNVKFSKGYYEHIPNIIAYLKKEIEKHPDQKDSLEKRIAELEEDKIKYPPDQYSSLSQKERNLHEKAFTTNINDPDYWHLEIGHDENGERLVIPKGDVLHQFRKDVENNKLPLVSWLIAPERFSDHPGSPWYGAWYISEVMNILTSDPEIWKKTIFIINYDENDGYFDHVLPFAPPLNPSQPVDLNGTEGVEYVSKKQEYMASPLMKDYEKVEGTVGLGYRVPMIIASPWTKGGYVNSEVSDHTSVLMFLENFVRKKYKKDVTVNNISDWRRAICGDLTSAFNAANIKIHEMNYLDQKEYTKTINSAKNKPVPDLKWYHENELEDKILNIQERGIKPSNALPYNYLVNLENGKIIMKNLTDRAVPIIIYDRTRFEEDDFYFSYALYAKQELSHVTSTETYGYEVFGPNGFYRNFKGDQFPDLEITLVNDPSKNQVEIMIKKNKKESISPYITMENLYEKRKTKIPLMKIQEKIIVNLDKTKGWYDLQIISDHNIWYFAGRLENGKTSISDPHWS; the protein is encoded by the coding sequence ATGAAAAGAAGAGAATTTTTGGAAAAGTCTGGAATCTTGCTGGCCGGGCTGGGAACTTCAAGTGTTCTACATCCTGCCATTCTGAAGGCTTTGATGATAGAGCCAGCGGCACAGTCTACTTTTTATGATGCGGAACATATTGTCATTCTCATGCAGGAAAACCGTTCTTTTGATCACGCATTCGGTGCTTTAAAAGGTGTAAGAGGATTTTCTGATCGCAGAGCTTTCATAAAACAGGACGGCCATTCCGTATTTTTTCAGAAAAATAATGACGGAAAGTATGCAGCACCGGCCCGCCTGGATCTAAAGAATACCAAATCCACATGGATGAGCTCTCTTCCTCACTCCTGGAACAATCAGCAACATGCGCTTAATAAAGGAAAATACGATCGCTGGCTTCAGGCCAAAGCATCTGATAATAAAAACTATAAAGACATCCCTTTGACTTTGGGATATTATAACCGGGAAGACCTCCCTTTTTACTATCAGCTGGCGGACGCTTTCACAATCTTTGACCAGTATTTTTGCTCATCACTAACAGGAACTACCCCAAACAGGCTTTTCCATTGGTCGGGAACCTTACGTGAACAAAAAAACGGAAAAGTAAAGGCTAATATTTATAATGAAAATATTGACTATGATAAAAACCATCAGGCCAAATGGAAAAGTTTTCCTGAAATACTGGAAGAGCAGAATATTTCCTGGAGAATTTATCAGAATGAAATCAGCCTTCCGAAAGGAATGTCCGGTGAGCAGGAAGCCTGGCTGAGTAATTTTACGGATAATCCTATCGAATGGTTTTCAAATTTTAATGTAAAATTTTCGAAGGGTTATTATGAGCATATTCCCAATATTATTGCCTATTTGAAAAAGGAAATTGAAAAACATCCTGATCAGAAAGACAGTTTGGAAAAAAGGATTGCCGAACTGGAGGAAGATAAAATAAAATACCCCCCGGATCAATATTCAAGTCTCTCACAGAAGGAAAGGAATCTTCACGAAAAAGCATTCACCACCAACATAAATGATCCTGATTATTGGCATCTGGAAATAGGACATGATGAAAATGGCGAAAGACTTGTAATACCGAAAGGAGACGTTTTACATCAGTTTAGGAAAGATGTTGAAAATAATAAACTTCCACTGGTATCATGGCTCATTGCGCCTGAACGCTTTTCAGATCATCCCGGATCTCCTTGGTACGGCGCGTGGTATATTTCTGAAGTGATGAATATCCTTACAAGTGATCCTGAAATCTGGAAAAAGACAATTTTCATTATCAACTACGATGAAAATGATGGCTATTTTGATCATGTTCTGCCTTTTGCACCGCCTTTAAATCCCAGTCAGCCTGTAGACCTGAATGGAACAGAGGGTGTTGAATATGTAAGCAAAAAGCAGGAGTATATGGCTTCCCCTTTAATGAAAGATTACGAAAAAGTAGAAGGAACAGTTGGTCTCGGTTACAGGGTCCCTATGATCATCGCATCCCCATGGACAAAAGGAGGATACGTAAATTCTGAAGTGTCGGATCATACTTCTGTGCTGATGTTTTTAGAAAACTTCGTCCGAAAAAAATATAAAAAAGATGTTACTGTAAACAATATCAGCGATTGGAGGAGGGCCATATGCGGAGATCTTACATCAGCGTTTAATGCTGCCAATATTAAAATTCATGAGATGAATTATCTGGATCAGAAGGAATACACTAAAACCATCAACTCCGCTAAAAATAAACCTGTTCCTGATTTGAAATGGTACCATGAGAATGAGCTTGAAGACAAAATTCTTAACATTCAGGAACGTGGAATCAAACCGTCTAATGCTCTTCCATATAATTATCTTGTCAACCTCGAGAATGGGAAAATTATCATGAAAAATCTAACCGACAGGGCTGTTCCGATTATTATTTATGACAGGACAAGATTTGAAGAAGATGATTTTTACTTTTCCTACGCACTTTATGCTAAACAGGAATTATCTCATGTTACTTCTACCGAGACTTACGGCTACGAAGTTTTTGGACCTAATGGCTTTTACAGAAACTTTAAAGGGGATCAATTCCCCGATTTGGAAATTACCCTGGTCAATGACCCATCAAAGAATCAGGTTGAAATTATGATTAAGAAAAATAAAAAAGAAAGCATCAGCCCGTATATCACTATGGAAAATCTTTACGAAAAAAGAAAAACCAAAATTCCATTAATGAAAATACAAGAAAAAATAATTGTGAATCTAGATAAAACAAAAGGTTGGTATGATTTGCAAATAATTTCGGATCATAACATTTGGTATTTTGCGGGCCGTCTGGAAAATGGTAAAACTTCTATTTCAGATCCGCACTGGAGCTGA
- a CDS encoding RNA polymerase sigma factor, with amino-acid sequence MTQETFRSTVFILKNEMYRFAKRFVMSSDEAEDVVQDLMIRFWQKKDELEQFGNLKSYALKAVRNECLNRLKHHDVKTGFADMQLHRSELYSMEVNNLKEHIIGFINQLPEKQKMVIHLKDVEEYEVSEIAEMLEMEENAVRVNLMRARQKVKEQISQLMSYEQRQISR; translated from the coding sequence ATGACCCAAGAAACTTTTAGAAGTACGGTATTCATTCTCAAAAATGAGATGTATCGCTTTGCGAAGAGATTCGTCATGAGTAGTGATGAGGCAGAAGACGTGGTGCAGGATCTGATGATCAGATTCTGGCAGAAAAAAGATGAGCTGGAACAGTTCGGAAATTTAAAATCGTATGCATTAAAGGCAGTCCGAAACGAATGTCTGAACAGGCTAAAGCACCACGATGTAAAAACCGGATTTGCAGATATGCAACTTCACAGATCGGAGCTTTACAGTATGGAAGTGAATAATCTGAAAGAACATATCATTGGTTTCATTAATCAGCTTCCGGAAAAACAAAAGATGGTTATCCATTTGAAAGATGTTGAAGAGTATGAAGTATCGGAAATCGCAGAAATGCTGGAAATGGAGGAAAACGCAGTAAGAGTAAATCTTATGAGAGCAAGACAAAAAGTAAAAGAACAAATTTCACAATTGATGAGCTATGAGCAAAGACAAATTTCAAGATAA
- a CDS encoding 3-phosphoshikimate 1-carboxyvinyltransferase: protein MKKALSENTDVVDIHHAGTAMRFLTSYYSIQNGKITILTGSKRMKERPIKNLVTALKSLGVEIEYMENEGFPPLKIKGRKITQPKVDVPANISSQFITSLLLIAGKLENGLEINLVGEVTSRSYIEMTLNILTRFGIKNSFIGNTIKVEPFINHQSSIINYEVESDWSSVSYFYSFAALGRKTIHLKSFYKESTQGDSAIAKIYEKFFGIKTIFSDADHTITLKPDSGFILPEKIVLDMNNCPDIAQTLCVTAAALKIPFEISGLGTLRVKETDRLLALHNELKKLGTETEFTDLSIKSISFNEPEDNISIKTYQDHRMAMAFAPFCLIEELEIEDEDVVEKSYPKFWEDLQIILTENS, encoded by the coding sequence TTGAAAAAGGCCTTATCGGAAAATACAGACGTGGTAGACATTCATCACGCGGGAACAGCGATGCGTTTTCTTACCTCGTATTATTCTATCCAAAATGGGAAAATAACGATTTTGACAGGTTCCAAAAGGATGAAAGAAAGACCGATCAAAAATCTGGTGACGGCTCTAAAAAGTCTAGGCGTAGAAATCGAATATATGGAAAATGAGGGATTTCCGCCTTTGAAGATTAAAGGAAGAAAAATCACTCAGCCAAAAGTTGATGTTCCGGCAAATATCTCAAGCCAGTTCATCACTTCCCTATTGTTGATTGCAGGAAAACTTGAAAACGGTTTGGAAATAAACCTGGTTGGCGAAGTCACCTCGAGGTCTTATATTGAAATGACTTTGAATATTTTAACCCGATTCGGAATTAAAAACAGCTTTATCGGAAACACAATCAAAGTTGAGCCTTTCATAAATCATCAATCATCAATCATCAATTATGAAGTAGAAAGCGACTGGAGTTCCGTTTCATATTTCTATTCTTTCGCAGCTTTGGGAAGAAAGACCATTCATCTGAAAAGCTTTTATAAAGAATCCACCCAGGGAGATTCTGCCATTGCAAAGATTTATGAAAAGTTTTTCGGAATCAAAACGATTTTCAGCGATGCAGATCATACCATCACGCTAAAACCGGATTCCGGCTTTATTCTTCCTGAAAAGATTGTCTTAGATATGAACAACTGCCCGGATATTGCGCAAACCCTTTGTGTTACAGCAGCAGCTTTAAAAATCCCTTTCGAAATTTCAGGACTTGGAACATTAAGAGTAAAAGAAACCGACAGGCTTTTAGCACTGCATAATGAATTAAAAAAATTGGGCACGGAAACTGAATTTACTGATCTTTCGATTAAATCAATCAGCTTTAATGAGCCTGAAGATAACATTTCCATTAAGACTTATCAGGATCACAGGATGGCAATGGCTTTTGCTCCTTTCTGTCTTATTGAGGAATTAGAGATTGAAGACGAAGATGTAGTAGAAAAGTCTTATCCGAAGTTTTGGGAAGATTTACAAATTATTTTAACTGAAAACTCATGA
- a CDS encoding DUF4252 domain-containing protein — translation MKKIFIIFAFAFSQFFNVYGQDKLDQLFDKYQEVEGVTSIKIAKPMFGMLSNLNLGDAELDQIKPLLSKINGLKVFIAEKPENAGSVNGQKLSQINRDIKSYLSNLNYSEIMTMNSNGAKIKFLSAEEKNGILDDLLLSIDSGGEESILIKLDGRLSMDDINKIINSTETKTNPVTNTKNSFVSQNTASYLNGESRNVGDFSGVQVSTGVIVNFKQENPTSVKVIADADKLQYIVTKVDNGVLKVYVDNKGQKNLKFKNISVNVSSPRIDNIKTSSGAIFNAINTINEKTVSVDLSSGSVINGDFNSDNTKMELSSGAVINSTINTKQIAIKASSGSVANLNGRVNAGSIDVSSGAVCNSEKFQFNELEAEATSGGVVTGNVAERLKATASSGGSIKYKGNPRVDANISKTSGGSLKQIN, via the coding sequence ATGAAAAAAATATTCATCATATTCGCATTCGCCTTTTCACAGTTCTTTAATGTGTACGGGCAGGATAAGCTGGACCAGCTTTTTGATAAATACCAGGAAGTGGAAGGTGTAACTTCCATAAAAATCGCAAAACCGATGTTCGGAATGCTCAGCAATCTGAATTTGGGCGATGCCGAACTCGATCAGATCAAACCTTTATTATCAAAAATAAATGGATTGAAGGTTTTCATAGCTGAAAAACCTGAAAATGCAGGTTCTGTGAACGGACAAAAACTGTCGCAGATTAACAGGGATATCAAATCTTATTTAAGCAATCTCAATTATAGTGAGATCATGACCATGAACAGCAACGGAGCAAAAATAAAATTTCTGTCTGCTGAAGAGAAAAATGGAATTCTTGATGATCTGCTGTTGAGTATTGACAGCGGAGGTGAAGAAAGCATCCTTATAAAACTGGACGGAAGGCTTTCAATGGATGATATCAATAAAATCATCAATTCTACCGAAACCAAAACAAACCCCGTAACGAATACCAAAAACAGTTTTGTTTCCCAAAATACAGCGTCTTATCTGAACGGAGAATCCAGAAATGTGGGAGATTTCTCAGGCGTGCAGGTGAGTACAGGCGTGATTGTTAATTTTAAACAGGAAAATCCTACCTCTGTAAAGGTCATAGCAGATGCTGATAAGCTTCAGTATATTGTAACAAAAGTTGATAACGGGGTCCTGAAAGTGTATGTAGATAACAAAGGACAAAAGAATCTGAAATTCAAAAATATCAGCGTAAATGTTTCTTCGCCCAGGATAGATAATATTAAAACTTCTTCGGGAGCAATATTCAATGCTATCAATACAATAAATGAAAAGACCGTTTCAGTTGATCTTTCATCAGGATCTGTAATCAATGGTGATTTTAATTCGGATAATACAAAAATGGAGCTGAGTTCCGGAGCTGTTATCAATTCTACCATCAATACAAAACAAATTGCTATTAAAGCATCGAGCGGATCGGTTGCCAATCTTAACGGAAGAGTAAATGCGGGTTCAATAGACGTAAGTAGTGGTGCGGTTTGCAATTCGGAGAAATTTCAGTTCAATGAACTTGAGGCTGAAGCAACATCGGGAGGCGTTGTTACCGGTAATGTAGCGGAGCGTTTAAAAGCAACGGCATCTTCGGGAGGAAGTATTAAATATAAAGGAAATCCAAGAGTAGATGCCAATATCAGCAAAACATCCGGAGGAAGCTTAAAACAAATCAACTAA
- a CDS encoding SDR family oxidoreductase, whose product MNTKTIIITGTSSGIGFVLAEYFAKKGHKVYGLSRKHTESSYFTSIPTDVTDNNAVQDAIAEVLKTENRIDVLINNAGIGMVGAVEDSSKEDILKLFNLNLVGAVQMMSAVLPKMRENKFGQIINVSSIGSEMGLPFRGFYSASKSALDKVTEAMRYEVYPWNIHVCSLHLGDIKTNIAENRVRTKVSEPYKNVFDKVYALMNSHVGDGTEPLEVAEYVDLLLQKNKWKAHYYFGKFGQKIGVPLKWILPQGTYENLMKKYNKLS is encoded by the coding sequence ATGAATACAAAAACAATCATCATTACCGGAACCTCTTCAGGAATAGGATTCGTGCTGGCAGAATATTTCGCGAAGAAAGGTCATAAAGTGTACGGATTAAGCCGAAAGCATACCGAAAGCAGTTATTTTACATCAATTCCAACAGATGTTACAGATAATAATGCAGTACAAGATGCCATTGCCGAAGTATTGAAAACAGAAAACAGAATTGATGTTCTGATCAACAATGCCGGAATTGGAATGGTGGGTGCTGTGGAAGATTCTTCAAAAGAAGATATTTTAAAATTATTTAATCTCAATTTGGTGGGGGCGGTTCAGATGATGAGTGCCGTACTGCCGAAGATGAGGGAAAATAAATTCGGACAGATCATCAATGTTTCCAGTATCGGAAGTGAAATGGGATTGCCTTTCCGCGGGTTTTACTCTGCATCAAAATCTGCTTTGGATAAAGTGACAGAAGCGATGAGGTATGAAGTGTATCCGTGGAATATCCATGTCTGCTCGTTGCATCTTGGGGATATTAAAACGAATATTGCTGAAAATCGGGTACGTACCAAAGTTTCGGAACCTTATAAGAATGTTTTCGATAAAGTATATGCTTTAATGAACAGCCATGTAGGAGACGGAACAGAACCTCTGGAAGTCGCGGAGTATGTAGATTTGCTTTTACAGAAAAACAAATGGAAAGCTCACTATTACTTTGGAAAATTCGGGCAGAAAATAGGAGTTCCTTTAAAGTGGATTCTTCCTCAGGGAACTTATGAAAATTTAATGAAGAAATACAATAAACTGTCCTAA
- a CDS encoding nucleotide pyrophosphohydrolase → MEITNLQQQVDEWIKTIGVRYFNELTNMAMLTEEVGEVARIIARRYGEQSEKESDKSKDLGEELADVLFVTLCLANQTGVNLQEAFDKKMKVKTERDKDRHQNNGKLK, encoded by the coding sequence ATGGAAATTACCAATCTGCAGCAACAAGTTGATGAATGGATCAAAACCATTGGTGTCCGTTATTTCAATGAACTTACCAATATGGCTATGTTGACAGAAGAAGTTGGCGAGGTTGCAAGAATTATTGCACGGAGATATGGCGAACAAAGTGAAAAGGAGAGCGACAAAAGTAAAGATCTTGGCGAAGAACTGGCTGATGTGTTATTTGTAACATTATGTTTAGCCAATCAAACGGGTGTCAATCTGCAGGAAGCATTCGATAAAAAAATGAAAGTAAAAACTGAGCGGGATAAAGATAGACATCAGAATAACGGGAAATTAAAATAA
- a CDS encoding type B 50S ribosomal protein L31 translates to MKNGIHPENYRLVVFKDMSNDEVFLCKSTAETKDTIEYEGQEYPLIKMEISSTSHPFYTGKVKLVDTAGRVDKFMNKYKKFAK, encoded by the coding sequence ATGAAAAACGGAATCCACCCAGAAAATTATAGACTTGTTGTTTTCAAAGATATGAGTAACGACGAAGTATTTCTTTGCAAGTCTACAGCAGAAACAAAAGACACGATCGAGTACGAAGGACAAGAGTATCCTTTGATCAAAATGGAAATCTCTTCAACTTCTCACCCTTTCTACACTGGTAAAGTGAAATTGGTTGACACTGCAGGTAGAGTTGATAAGTTCATGAACAAATACAAAAAATTCGCTAAGTAA
- the rfbD gene encoding dTDP-4-dehydrorhamnose reductase codes for MKKILVVGGNGQLGNCIRKIAPDFELDYEFVFTDSQILDITDEDQVNSFFYDNKPEFCINASAFTAVDLAEKEKEKAFAVNAQGVAYLAHACKEYNTVLIHVSTDYVFDGETNLCYSEDDFTNPIGVYGESKLKGEELALEANPKTIILRTSWLYSEFNKNFVKTMLHLFSQKEELGIVADQFGQPTNANDLAEAIMNIIETPQKSYGIFHFSNYPETTWFEFAQKIAELSKSSVKLNALSTEQYPTPAKRPKRSTMCLDKIEEVYKIEPKHWENSLEECLDILHNNL; via the coding sequence ATGAAAAAAATATTGGTAGTAGGAGGAAACGGACAGTTAGGAAATTGTATCAGAAAAATCGCTCCTGATTTTGAGCTGGATTATGAGTTCGTTTTTACAGATTCTCAGATATTGGATATCACAGACGAAGATCAGGTGAATTCTTTTTTTTACGATAACAAACCGGAGTTCTGTATCAATGCATCAGCTTTTACAGCGGTAGACCTTGCTGAAAAGGAAAAGGAAAAAGCTTTTGCCGTAAATGCACAAGGTGTTGCTTATCTTGCACACGCCTGCAAAGAATACAATACTGTACTTATTCATGTATCTACAGATTATGTTTTTGACGGAGAAACAAATCTTTGTTATTCAGAAGACGACTTTACCAATCCTATAGGCGTTTACGGAGAATCAAAGTTAAAAGGAGAAGAACTGGCTTTAGAAGCAAACCCTAAAACAATAATTCTTAGAACATCATGGCTCTATTCAGAATTCAATAAGAATTTCGTAAAAACCATGCTTCACCTCTTTTCGCAAAAAGAAGAATTAGGAATTGTGGCAGATCAGTTCGGGCAGCCGACTAATGCCAACGATCTTGCTGAAGCTATTATGAATATTATTGAAACACCCCAAAAAAGTTATGGGATTTTTCATTTTTCAAACTATCCGGAGACAACCTGGTTTGAATTTGCACAGAAAATAGCTGAGCTTTCAAAATCATCAGTCAAGCTCAATGCATTAAGCACAGAACAATATCCTACTCCGGCTAAAAGACCGAAAAGAAGTACCATGTGTCTCGATAAAATAGAAGAAGTTTATAAAATTGAACCCAAACATTGGGAGAATAGTCTCGAAGAGTGTCTGGATATTCTGCATAATAATCTATAA
- the guaB gene encoding IMP dehydrogenase, with protein sequence MSIHNKIVETAITFDDVLLVPSYSEVLPNQVSLKSRLTDKITLNVPIVSAAMDTVTEAELAIALARVGGLGFIHKNMTIAEQAAQVNRVKRSENGMISDPVTLSKDHTLAQAKDTMAKYKISGLPVVDAENTLIGIITNRDVKYQENLDMKVEEIMTKNNLITSDKNTNLEKAKEILLKNRVEKLPIVDAENKLVGLITIKDIDNQLEYPNANKDQNGRLIVGAGVGVGEDTLERIEALVKAGVDIIGIDSAHGHSKGVLDKISEIRKAYPDLDIVGGNIVTAEAAEDLIKAGANVLKVGVGPGSICTTRVVAGVGVPQLSAIYNVYEYAKTKNVAVIADGGIKLSGDIVKAIASGAGAVMLGSLLAGTDEAPGEEIIFQGRKFKTYQGMGSLSAMKRGGKERYFQSEAKKFVPEGIEGRVPSKGKLEDVIFQLTGGLRAGMGYCGAKDIEALQTETKMVMITGSGLKESHPHDVIITQEAPNYSL encoded by the coding sequence ATGTCTATTCATAACAAAATTGTAGAGACAGCCATCACTTTCGATGACGTGCTTCTAGTTCCTTCTTATTCTGAAGTTTTACCTAATCAGGTTTCATTAAAATCAAGACTTACCGACAAAATTACGCTGAATGTTCCAATCGTTTCTGCTGCAATGGATACAGTAACCGAAGCTGAATTGGCAATTGCATTGGCAAGAGTGGGCGGTTTGGGTTTTATTCATAAAAATATGACGATTGCAGAACAGGCCGCTCAGGTAAACCGTGTAAAACGTTCCGAAAACGGAATGATTTCCGATCCTGTTACGCTTTCAAAAGACCATACGTTGGCTCAGGCTAAAGATACAATGGCGAAATATAAAATCTCCGGGCTTCCGGTGGTAGATGCCGAAAACACATTAATAGGAATTATCACCAACAGAGATGTAAAATATCAGGAAAATCTTGATATGAAAGTGGAGGAGATTATGACAAAAAATAATCTGATCACCTCCGATAAAAATACCAATCTTGAAAAAGCTAAAGAAATCCTTCTTAAAAACAGGGTAGAAAAGCTTCCGATCGTTGATGCTGAAAATAAACTGGTTGGTTTAATCACCATTAAAGATATTGATAATCAACTCGAATATCCGAATGCGAATAAAGATCAGAACGGCAGGTTAATCGTTGGAGCAGGTGTAGGCGTAGGAGAAGATACGCTGGAAAGAATTGAAGCATTGGTGAAAGCCGGTGTTGATATCATTGGTATTGATTCTGCACACGGACATTCTAAGGGTGTTCTGGATAAAATTTCGGAAATCAGAAAGGCATATCCGGACCTTGATATCGTTGGTGGAAATATTGTAACGGCTGAAGCAGCCGAGGATTTGATCAAAGCTGGAGCAAATGTTCTTAAAGTAGGAGTAGGTCCTGGTTCTATCTGTACAACGAGAGTAGTTGCAGGTGTTGGAGTTCCTCAGTTGTCCGCTATTTACAACGTTTACGAATATGCGAAGACTAAGAATGTTGCCGTTATTGCAGATGGGGGAATCAAACTTTCCGGAGATATTGTAAAAGCAATCGCAAGCGGGGCAGGAGCTGTAATGTTAGGATCACTTCTGGCAGGAACAGATGAAGCACCGGGTGAAGAAATTATCTTCCAGGGAAGAAAATTCAAAACGTATCAGGGAATGGGAAGTCTTTCTGCTATGAAGAGAGGCGGAAAGGAAAGATATTTCCAGAGTGAAGCTAAAAAATTCGTTCCGGAAGGAATTGAAGGAAGGGTTCCAAGCAAAGGGAAGCTGGAAGACGTTATTTTCCAGTTAACAGGAGGCTTAAGAGCCGGAATGGGATATTGCGGTGCAAAAGATATTGAAGCACTACAAACAGAAACCAAAATGGTAATGATCACAGGAAGTGGATTGAAAGAATCGCATCCTCATGATGTAATTATTACTCAGGAAGCTCCGAATTATTCACTTTAA
- a CDS encoding GlmU family protein, translating to MQLVFSDAQYWEDFLPLTFTRPIAEMRCGILKFSERWQKILENTEISFFTESYLQKKFPEPEKKESLFLVTNFLPTENVIQQIKDLKQGEALVYEDELIAAKINMDGFSLNQIEKMTDIKEELVFFKKPSDLFTYNQKAIDFDFELLTRGKTSQELSSTNGFLGDKKDLFIEEGAQIEFSTLNTKTGKIYIGKNAEVMEGCHLRGPIALCEESKFNLGAKIYGATTIGPYSKVGGEVSNIIIFGYSNKGHDGFIGNSVIGEWCNFGADSNSSNMKNNYGNVRLWNYRRKAFEDTGLQFAGLIMGDHSKTAINTQLNTGTVVGVASNIFKEGFPPNLVENFSWGGFKDDEKFKLDKAYEVAERAMARRKVALKDEDKAILKHIFDHY from the coding sequence ATGCAATTAGTATTTTCAGATGCGCAATACTGGGAAGATTTTCTTCCGCTTACTTTTACCCGTCCCATTGCAGAAATGCGGTGCGGAATTCTCAAGTTTTCCGAAAGATGGCAGAAAATTTTAGAAAATACTGAGATCTCCTTTTTTACGGAATCTTATTTACAAAAAAAATTTCCTGAACCTGAAAAGAAGGAAAGTCTTTTTCTGGTAACGAACTTCCTGCCGACTGAAAATGTCATCCAGCAAATCAAAGACCTTAAACAAGGAGAAGCTTTGGTGTATGAGGATGAATTAATTGCGGCTAAAATTAATATGGACGGTTTCTCTCTCAACCAGATTGAGAAAATGACGGATATTAAAGAAGAACTTGTGTTCTTTAAAAAGCCATCGGATCTTTTTACCTATAATCAGAAAGCGATAGATTTTGATTTCGAATTATTAACCCGAGGAAAAACCTCGCAGGAACTTTCTTCTACCAATGGATTTTTAGGAGATAAAAAAGATCTTTTCATTGAAGAGGGGGCACAGATTGAATTCTCAACTCTTAATACGAAAACAGGAAAGATTTATATAGGAAAGAATGCTGAAGTAATGGAAGGTTGTCATCTGCGTGGGCCGATTGCACTGTGTGAGGAATCCAAATTTAATTTAGGAGCAAAAATCTACGGAGCTACAACCATCGGTCCGTATTCCAAAGTGGGAGGTGAGGTCAGCAATATTATTATTTTCGGGTATTCCAATAAAGGGCATGATGGTTTTATCGGAAATTCGGTAATTGGTGAATGGTGTAATTTCGGGGCAGATTCCAATTCTTCCAATATGAAGAATAATTACGGAAATGTAAGATTATGGAATTACAGAAGAAAGGCTTTTGAAGATACGGGGCTTCAGTTTGCCGGTCTGATTATGGGAGATCATTCTAAAACTGCCATCAATACACAGCTCAATACAGGAACGGTTGTGGGTGTGGCATCCAATATTTTTAAAGAAGGCTTTCCGCCTAACCTTGTTGAAAATTTTTCTTGGGGCGGATTTAAAGATGATGAAAAATTTAAATTGGATAAAGCCTATGAAGTTGCAGAACGTGCCATGGCAAGAAGAAAAGTGGCCTTAAAAGATGAGGATAAGGCTATTTTAAAACATATTTTTGATCATTATTAG